A genome region from Tenebrio molitor chromosome 4, icTenMoli1.1, whole genome shotgun sequence includes the following:
- the RPA2 gene encoding replication protein A 32 kDa subunit isoform X2 — protein sequence MTSLTAKPRTQPVVPLLIEQIHSCKQHEFRMFGKPIQFVCLLGVIHDIRVQFVEVTCYVQDYSGKIKCTMHLDSEAEVSAKISGITENHYAQVFGTVRTENGEKICMIMKMFPVNDLNMVTCHMLQAVCAKLTAEKELKAQLSSANTSGSALADSLTTSDETSAAFTPQLTDFQQLIFNIVKNEDSQCGITRRNVLRQFPSYQGHEVNQVLEYLIDQGIIYCTVDQDHLKALATF from the exons ATGACAAGCCTAACCGCCAAG CCCAGAACACAACCAGTGGTTCCCTTATTGATAGAACAGATCCATTCCTGCAAACAACACGAGTTCAGAATGTTCGGCAAGCCAATTCAATTC GTTTGTTTACTTGGAGTTATTCATGACATTCGAGTTCAGTTCGTTGAAGTGACTTGTTACGTACAGGACTACAGTGGTAAAATAAAGTGTACGATGCACTTAGACAGCGAAGCC GAGGTCAGTGCGAAGATATCTGGCATTACCGAAAATCACTATGCTCAAGTTTTCGGAACAGTACGAACTGAAAATGGCGAAAAAATCTGTAtgattatgaaaatgtttcctGTTAATGATTTGAACATGGTAACGTGTCATATGCTGCAAGCTGTTTGTGCCAAGCTGACTGCTGAAAAGGAACTAAAAGCGCAG CTCTCTTCAGCGAATACGTCTGGTTCCGCATTAGCAGACTCGTTGACGACATCAGATGAAACATCTGCAGCATTTACGCCGCAGTTAACAGATTTTCAGCAACTCATTTTCAACATCGTCAAGAATGAAGATTCCCAATGTGGTATAACAAGGCGAAATGTCCTGAGACAATTTCCTTCGTACCAAGGACACGAGGTGAA tCAGGTTCTAGAATATCTTATCGACCAGGGGATTATTTACTGCACTGTGGATCAAGATCATTTGAAAGCACTTGCGACTTTTTGA
- the RPA2 gene encoding replication protein A 32 kDa subunit isoform X3 produces MPRTQPVVPLLIEQIHSCKQHEFRMFGKPIQFVCLLGVIHDIRVQFVEVTCYVQDYSGKIKCTMHLDSEAEVSAKISGITENHYAQVFGTVRTENGEKICMIMKMFPVNDLNMVTCHMLQAVCAKLTAEKELKAQLSSANTSGSALADSLTTSDETSAAFTPQLTDFQQLIFNIVKNEDSQCGITRRNVLRQFPSYQGHEVNQVLEYLIDQGIIYCTVDQDHLKALATF; encoded by the exons CCCAGAACACAACCAGTGGTTCCCTTATTGATAGAACAGATCCATTCCTGCAAACAACACGAGTTCAGAATGTTCGGCAAGCCAATTCAATTC GTTTGTTTACTTGGAGTTATTCATGACATTCGAGTTCAGTTCGTTGAAGTGACTTGTTACGTACAGGACTACAGTGGTAAAATAAAGTGTACGATGCACTTAGACAGCGAAGCC GAGGTCAGTGCGAAGATATCTGGCATTACCGAAAATCACTATGCTCAAGTTTTCGGAACAGTACGAACTGAAAATGGCGAAAAAATCTGTAtgattatgaaaatgtttcctGTTAATGATTTGAACATGGTAACGTGTCATATGCTGCAAGCTGTTTGTGCCAAGCTGACTGCTGAAAAGGAACTAAAAGCGCAG CTCTCTTCAGCGAATACGTCTGGTTCCGCATTAGCAGACTCGTTGACGACATCAGATGAAACATCTGCAGCATTTACGCCGCAGTTAACAGATTTTCAGCAACTCATTTTCAACATCGTCAAGAATGAAGATTCCCAATGTGGTATAACAAGGCGAAATGTCCTGAGACAATTTCCTTCGTACCAAGGACACGAGGTGAA tCAGGTTCTAGAATATCTTATCGACCAGGGGATTATTTACTGCACTGTGGATCAAGATCATTTGAAAGCACTTGCGACTTTTTGA
- the aspr gene encoding adhesive plaque matrix protein 2 isoform X1: MGVSVLFASFLFTQMLAAALGEPAYYSQYRSGDYPYTNSYTYYTNPFQSFYNKYYSNPTTYKYRNYNYNTPTTYDDDRVYVTDMYGNTRVSSGRSLRAMAYVSSCSSGTCGQNAQCSIIGGRPVCSCFRGYLGDPLSLCKRAECLDNSECRGHLTCRNGRCIDPCEGTCGANAICNAKNHLPVCSCPAGYTGDPFSHCRHFDPSELCRPSPCGANTLCEVVNQTPTCKCLPGYHGSPISGCRHECDSDTECGPSLACIEFKCQNPCSQCGTNAECDVRNHRPVCKCPKNYFGNPLSSCQPECYGDSDCPSGRPACFYGICKNPCDGVCGVSANCELRGLTPICSCPRDMTGDPFISCRPFDKRDLCEPNPCGANARCEPGYDRTNKERPVCTCHPGYVGDPLVSCNPGECTEDSHCPDSKACIDYKCQNPCVGQCGVNANCNPRRHIAVCTCAEGFNGDALAQCHRIQGTTY; this comes from the exons ATGGGGGTGTCAGTGTTGTTTGCGTCGTTTCTCTTCACCCAAATGCTAGCTGCAGCTCTAGGTGAGCCCGCGTACTATAGCCAATACAGATCCGGAGATTATCCGTACACAAACAGTTACACTTACTACACGAATCCGTTTCAATCATTTTACAACAAGTACTACAGCAATCCAACCACTTACAAATACAGAAATTACAACTACAACACACCTACCACCTATGATGATGATAGAGTTTACGTTACTGACATGTATGGGAACACCAGGGTGTCGTCTGGGAGAAGCTTACGAG CAATGGCCTACGTGTCGTCATGTTCGAGCGGCACATGTGGTCAAAACGCCCAGTGTTCAATAATCGGTGGCCGCCCTGTATGTTCCTGCTTCCGTGGTTATCTAGGTGACCCCTTGAGCTTGTGCAAACGTGCCGAGTGCCTTGACAATTCCGAATGTCGTGGTCATTTGACATGTCGCAACGGTCGATGCATTGACCCTTGTGAAGGTACTTGCGGGGCTAACGCAATCTGCAACGCCAAGAACCACCTACCGGTTTGCTCATGTCCTGCGGGATACACCGGAGATCCCTTCAGCCACTGTCGACACTTCGATCCCT CGGAACTGTGCAGACCCAGCCCTTGTGGAGCCAACACCTTGTGCGAAGTGGTCAACCAGACCCCTACCTGCAAGTGCCTCCCAGGTTACCACGGTTCTCCCATCAGTGGTTGCCGCCACGAATGCGACAGCGATACCGAATGCGGACCTTCATTGGCTTGCATAGAATTCAAATGCCAAAATCCATGCTCGCAGTGTGGTACCAACGCGGAGTGCGACGTACGAAACCACAGACCCGTCTGCAAATGCCCCAAGAACTATTTCGGTAATCCGTTATCATCCTGCCAACCTGAATGTTACGGGGACAGCGATTGTCCTTCTGGACGTCCGGCTTGTTTCTACGGCATCTGCAAAAATCCCTGCGATGGGGTCTGTGGGGTTAGCGCAAACTGCGAACTCAGAGGGTTGACTCCGATCTGCTCCTGTCCGAGAGACATGACCGGAGATCCTTTCATCAGCTGCAGACCTTTCGACAAAC GAGACCTCTGCGAGCCAAATCCTTGCGGGGCGAACGCGCGCTGCGAGCCCGGCTACGACAGGACGAACAAGGAGCGTCCCGTTTGCACCTGCCACCCAGGATACGTGGGCGACCCCTTGGTTTCTTGCAACCCAGGAGAGTGCACCGAAGATTCCCACTGTCCAGACTCCAAGGCTTGCATCGACTACAA ATGTCAAAATCCATGCGTGGGGCAATGTGGGGTCAACGCCAACTGCAATCCGAGGCGTCACATAGCGGTGTGTACTTGCGCCGAAGGGTTTAACGGGGATGCTTTGGCGCAGTGCCACAGGATCCAAGGGACCACTTACTAA
- the aspr gene encoding adhesive plaque matrix protein 2 isoform X2 — protein MGVSVLFASFLFTQMLAAALGEPAYYSQYRSGDYPYTNSYTYYTNPFQSFYNKYYSNPTTYKYRNYNYNTPTTYDDDRVYVTDMYGNTRVSSGRSLRAMAYVSSCSSGTCGQNAQCSIIGGRPVCSCFRGYLGDPLSLCKRAECLDNSECRGHLTCRNGRCIDPCEGTCGANAICNAKNHLPVCSCPAGYTGDPFSHCRHFDPSELCRPSPCGANTLCEVVNQTPTCKCLPGYHGSPISGCRHECDSDTECGPSLACIEFKCQNPCSQCGTNAECDVRNHRPVCKCPKNYFGNPLSSCQPECYGDSDCPSGRPACFYGICKNPCDGVCGVSANCELRGLTPICSCPRDMTGDPFISCRPFDKRDLCEPNPCGANARCEPGYDRTNKERPVCTCHPGYVGDPLVSCNPGECTEDSHCPDSKACIDYNRVFSQSSNKTRRNSRGLPPVVSSFT, from the exons ATGGGGGTGTCAGTGTTGTTTGCGTCGTTTCTCTTCACCCAAATGCTAGCTGCAGCTCTAGGTGAGCCCGCGTACTATAGCCAATACAGATCCGGAGATTATCCGTACACAAACAGTTACACTTACTACACGAATCCGTTTCAATCATTTTACAACAAGTACTACAGCAATCCAACCACTTACAAATACAGAAATTACAACTACAACACACCTACCACCTATGATGATGATAGAGTTTACGTTACTGACATGTATGGGAACACCAGGGTGTCGTCTGGGAGAAGCTTACGAG CAATGGCCTACGTGTCGTCATGTTCGAGCGGCACATGTGGTCAAAACGCCCAGTGTTCAATAATCGGTGGCCGCCCTGTATGTTCCTGCTTCCGTGGTTATCTAGGTGACCCCTTGAGCTTGTGCAAACGTGCCGAGTGCCTTGACAATTCCGAATGTCGTGGTCATTTGACATGTCGCAACGGTCGATGCATTGACCCTTGTGAAGGTACTTGCGGGGCTAACGCAATCTGCAACGCCAAGAACCACCTACCGGTTTGCTCATGTCCTGCGGGATACACCGGAGATCCCTTCAGCCACTGTCGACACTTCGATCCCT CGGAACTGTGCAGACCCAGCCCTTGTGGAGCCAACACCTTGTGCGAAGTGGTCAACCAGACCCCTACCTGCAAGTGCCTCCCAGGTTACCACGGTTCTCCCATCAGTGGTTGCCGCCACGAATGCGACAGCGATACCGAATGCGGACCTTCATTGGCTTGCATAGAATTCAAATGCCAAAATCCATGCTCGCAGTGTGGTACCAACGCGGAGTGCGACGTACGAAACCACAGACCCGTCTGCAAATGCCCCAAGAACTATTTCGGTAATCCGTTATCATCCTGCCAACCTGAATGTTACGGGGACAGCGATTGTCCTTCTGGACGTCCGGCTTGTTTCTACGGCATCTGCAAAAATCCCTGCGATGGGGTCTGTGGGGTTAGCGCAAACTGCGAACTCAGAGGGTTGACTCCGATCTGCTCCTGTCCGAGAGACATGACCGGAGATCCTTTCATCAGCTGCAGACCTTTCGACAAAC GAGACCTCTGCGAGCCAAATCCTTGCGGGGCGAACGCGCGCTGCGAGCCCGGCTACGACAGGACGAACAAGGAGCGTCCCGTTTGCACCTGCCACCCAGGATACGTGGGCGACCCCTTGGTTTCTTGCAACCCAGGAGAGTGCACCGAAGATTCCCACTGTCCAGACTCCAAGGCTTGCATCGACTACAA TCGCGTTTTCTCACAATCTTCGAACAAAACCAGAAGAAATTCGCGTGGGCTGCCGCCGGTTGTCTCTTCGTTTACTTGA
- the aspr gene encoding adhesive plaque matrix protein 2 isoform X3: MGVSVLFASFLFTQMLAAALAMAYVSSCSSGTCGQNAQCSIIGGRPVCSCFRGYLGDPLSLCKRAECLDNSECRGHLTCRNGRCIDPCEGTCGANAICNAKNHLPVCSCPAGYTGDPFSHCRHFDPSELCRPSPCGANTLCEVVNQTPTCKCLPGYHGSPISGCRHECDSDTECGPSLACIEFKCQNPCSQCGTNAECDVRNHRPVCKCPKNYFGNPLSSCQPECYGDSDCPSGRPACFYGICKNPCDGVCGVSANCELRGLTPICSCPRDMTGDPFISCRPFDKRDLCEPNPCGANARCEPGYDRTNKERPVCTCHPGYVGDPLVSCNPGECTEDSHCPDSKACIDYKCQNPCVGQCGVNANCNPRRHIAVCTCAEGFNGDALAQCHRIQGTTY; encoded by the exons ATGGGGGTGTCAGTGTTGTTTGCGTCGTTTCTCTTCACCCAAATGCTAGCTGCAGCTCTAG CAATGGCCTACGTGTCGTCATGTTCGAGCGGCACATGTGGTCAAAACGCCCAGTGTTCAATAATCGGTGGCCGCCCTGTATGTTCCTGCTTCCGTGGTTATCTAGGTGACCCCTTGAGCTTGTGCAAACGTGCCGAGTGCCTTGACAATTCCGAATGTCGTGGTCATTTGACATGTCGCAACGGTCGATGCATTGACCCTTGTGAAGGTACTTGCGGGGCTAACGCAATCTGCAACGCCAAGAACCACCTACCGGTTTGCTCATGTCCTGCGGGATACACCGGAGATCCCTTCAGCCACTGTCGACACTTCGATCCCT CGGAACTGTGCAGACCCAGCCCTTGTGGAGCCAACACCTTGTGCGAAGTGGTCAACCAGACCCCTACCTGCAAGTGCCTCCCAGGTTACCACGGTTCTCCCATCAGTGGTTGCCGCCACGAATGCGACAGCGATACCGAATGCGGACCTTCATTGGCTTGCATAGAATTCAAATGCCAAAATCCATGCTCGCAGTGTGGTACCAACGCGGAGTGCGACGTACGAAACCACAGACCCGTCTGCAAATGCCCCAAGAACTATTTCGGTAATCCGTTATCATCCTGCCAACCTGAATGTTACGGGGACAGCGATTGTCCTTCTGGACGTCCGGCTTGTTTCTACGGCATCTGCAAAAATCCCTGCGATGGGGTCTGTGGGGTTAGCGCAAACTGCGAACTCAGAGGGTTGACTCCGATCTGCTCCTGTCCGAGAGACATGACCGGAGATCCTTTCATCAGCTGCAGACCTTTCGACAAAC GAGACCTCTGCGAGCCAAATCCTTGCGGGGCGAACGCGCGCTGCGAGCCCGGCTACGACAGGACGAACAAGGAGCGTCCCGTTTGCACCTGCCACCCAGGATACGTGGGCGACCCCTTGGTTTCTTGCAACCCAGGAGAGTGCACCGAAGATTCCCACTGTCCAGACTCCAAGGCTTGCATCGACTACAA ATGTCAAAATCCATGCGTGGGGCAATGTGGGGTCAACGCCAACTGCAATCCGAGGCGTCACATAGCGGTGTGTACTTGCGCCGAAGGGTTTAACGGGGATGCTTTGGCGCAGTGCCACAGGATCCAAGGGACCACTTACTAA